A stretch of DNA from Nitrosopumilus zosterae:
GTTGGAGGGGAATGCTCATCTCATGGGACAAAGTATTTTGTATTTTGAAACTAGTGTGGATTCTGGAATTGAGAGAGCAAGATCTGAATTCAAAAAAGGCGATGTTGCATTTTTGCCATCCTCTGGAAGTGTCTGCTTTTTCATTAATGATGTATCTTCTGGAAAAACAATGACTCCTATTGGAAAATTAGGTGATGATGTTGATGTATTAAAGACTGCAAAATCTGGAGATGTGCTTTGTATCTATGAAGACACTGCTTGATACAAATGATGGCCTGAATAACCGCCAACCCTTTTTACAGTTCCTTTGATTGCTGAATTTTTTAGAAATGCATTAGCTGCAGATATTTTGACTCCTGTTTGTCTTGCAAGATCTTGAACTGTGACCACCTTGGAGCTTTGAATAATTTTCATTGCTTGTTGTTCATTAACCATAACAATAATTTCTGCTTTTTTTGGGCCACTTTCGCCTTTGTCTTTTTTACTTTTTTTAGTATCTTTGGTTGCTGTTGATTTGTCTTTGCTAGCAGCTGTTGGCTTTTTTGCTCCGCCCATAAAACTAGAAAAAAATATTCCTCTTATAAACGATGAAGAAAATTGTTCTCTTTTAGCTATTAGAAAAATCTTAAACTTTTTTCAAGTATAAATAACATCTTGATTATCATAATCTATGGGTATTGTATCGAAAGGTGCAAAATGCAATGTTGAAGGGTGTGACAAAGATGGTGCCCGTTCACTTAATACTACCAAAGTAGAAAATGCAGGTCTAAGAGTAAATTCCACAGGTAAAAAAACCGTCCTTTGTAAAGAACACTACAAAGAATGGAAAAAAGAATCTAAAGACGATCGTGATCTTGAAAGAGCACGATTTGATAAATTTTAATTTTCTTTGTTAGTTTGTAGGATTTTTTGAATAGTCGTCTTTGAGTTTCTCATACAATTTATTTAATTTCTTATAGAGTCTTTTTGGCTCTCTTGTTTTTTGGTTACTCAAAACATACAATGCAAGAATTGGAAACGCGATTGTTACATCTGCATATACTGTGACCATTCCATGATGTGCGTCTTGAACCTTTCCCCAACTCTTTCCTTCTTGAAGTGTTGCCCCTGATAATCCTCCTGTATCTGGTCGTGCATCTGTGATTTGAATTACGTAGTCTTGTCCTCCGTCATTTCTTCTGAGAATTTGATCTAAAAGTGGTCCTGTTTGCTGAGCTGTGTTTTTGGGAACACCTCCGCCCAATTCTAAAATTCCTGATTTCTTTGAATCATAAAGAATTGCAGCTTGCTCTATAATCTCTCTTACAAAATCTAGATTGTAAATTTTATCTCTGAGTCTGTGAACTGCTAAATTCAAGGCAAGTGAAGAATCCTTTATTGTAGATATGTATACTGGAACATCATAATCATATGCAGTTGTAATGAAACTTTTTTCAGGGTGTTTTGCTTTTTCTTTACTGATTTTTCCCATTAAATTGCAAAACTCTGCAGTTGTGAATGGTTTGTCTGGAAAATCATCTCCAAACATTTTTTGAATTAGTTCGTCTTCTGCCTCCAATGTTTCATGAAATTTAATATATACATCTCTGATTCTAACAATTTCATTCTCATACAATTTCATATCATCTACATCGAAACTTCCTTGTTTTACTGGTAGACCCCATGCAAAATGATCTTCATGGTATACATTTGCACCCGTTGTTATAATCCAGTCTACAAATCCTCGCTCAATTAGTGTTTTAATAATCCCGCCAAAACCTACTGGTGTCATAGCTCCTGATACTGTGAGACAAATCGTTGCATCTTCTTCAATCATTCTAGCATAAAGTTTGGCTGCATCTCCAAGTTGCCTTCCGTTATATCCTGAACTTGCAAAGACATCCACCAAATCTTCTATGGTCATATTTGGATCTAGTTTGATGTGAGGTATGTCCTTGCCATGAAATTTATGCGGGTCCACTTTAACAAACAATTTTTAATTCTAAATAATACTTGCGGAAGGATATTTTGAATAATTTTGATTTTAGATCAAAATATTACTTAATTAGGAATGAACCCAAATAAAGCCAAATGAAAATAATTGATTTACATGATCCTAAAAGAGTAAATAG
This window harbors:
- a CDS encoding cyclophilin-like fold protein; its protein translation is MYELSSPSVSKKQLILEIRGKGKISCDLKRHLSPRTVGTIMRSLPLEGNAHLMGQSILYFETSVDSGIERARSEFKKGDVAFLPSSGSVCFFINDVSSGKTMTPIGKLGDDVDVLKTAKSGDVLCIYEDTA
- a CDS encoding 30S ribosomal protein S25, whose product is MGGAKKPTAASKDKSTATKDTKKSKKDKGESGPKKAEIIVMVNEQQAMKIIQSSKVVTVQDLARQTGVKISAANAFLKNSAIKGTVKRVGGYSGHHLYQAVSS
- a CDS encoding homospermidine biosynthesis protein, which codes for MDPHKFHGKDIPHIKLDPNMTIEDLVDVFASSGYNGRQLGDAAKLYARMIEEDATICLTVSGAMTPVGFGGIIKTLIERGFVDWIITTGANVYHEDHFAWGLPVKQGSFDVDDMKLYENEIVRIRDVYIKFHETLEAEDELIQKMFGDDFPDKPFTTAEFCNLMGKISKEKAKHPEKSFITTAYDYDVPVYISTIKDSSLALNLAVHRLRDKIYNLDFVREIIEQAAILYDSKKSGILELGGGVPKNTAQQTGPLLDQILRRNDGGQDYVIQITDARPDTGGLSGATLQEGKSWGKVQDAHHGMVTVYADVTIAFPILALYVLSNQKTREPKRLYKKLNKLYEKLKDDYSKNPTN